The window CACATCCATGGTACGGGAGGCCACAATTACAGTGGCCAAAACAGTCAATACAATGCCTGAACCGTTCACGAATCCGGCATGCATCAAAGCGGAGGCAGGGGTAGGGGCGGTCATCGAGGACAACAACCATTTATGAAAGGGAAATATGGCTGATTGGATCAATGCCGCTACAATGATACATAGGGCCGCAATCACAATAATATGGTCAGGTGTTTTACCAATACCATCGATTACACCGCTCAAGGTGATGGTGTGGTTATACGATGCTAAAAGAAGCAAACCGATACTCAGAAAAACACTGCCGATCACAAAATACTGACGGGCAAAACGTTTCGCTTCCCTGGCCTCTCCCCATCGTGAATCCAGACCTATTAAATTGGACATCACGGCTCCCATCAATAGCCAGCTGAACATGAGCAACACAATGTGTTCGGATACCAAAAAGAGCATAACGGCAATGGTAAAGCCCAAACACAGGAGCATGAATTTGGAGCGTTGCCCACGATCTTTAAAATAGGAGCTGGCGTAGGTGGTAATCACACCTCCAAAAAAGGAAACCGTGGTCCACAATAAGGCCGAAAAGCCATTGAATTTTACTAATTCGCCCCATTTCCATTCGGGTACATTGGGAAAGTGAAATGAGGTAAAGATCAGGTTACCGATAAACATCAGCCAAAATAAAACCGGGATGGCCCCGGTAAAGACTGTTTTTTCGGATGATTTCCTGATGATGGTTGTGAGTTGAGTCATTTTCGTGTTTTTTTGAGGAAATTCCTATTTGTCTTTTTCTTCTGGAACGACACGTTGAACACCGCTACGCACTTTGGCCAACAATACCACTCCTACGATAAAACTGCACAGTAAGATGCGATCTAGGAACATGGATTGATTTAGGTATGACATAGCGATCATTAGGACCATGATAAGCAGTCCCAAAAGCACGGGGATAATATGTTTTGATTTTTGCATGTTGTCTTGATTTAGCATTTGCTGATGGTTTGGACAGTATGTTGAATTAATCCACAAATTTGAATTCCAAAACGCCGTTGATTTGAACATTACGACCTTCAGCTCGCGCCTGGTTGATGATCATTCGGGCTGTTTGTCTTTCTTCCTCCAATTCTCCGATGCGACTGTCCAATAGGTTGGTCTTGCTGTGGTGATTGCCTTCCCAAATTTTGAGTCTTTGGATTTTGTGAAAGTTGATTTTTTCATCGATCAATGAGGAGATAACATCGCAGGCCTCACTAGGTGTGAATGTCCCGTCTACCAACTGAATCGTCTTTTGCTCAGTGGTCACTTTTGATAATTGCTTTGTTTCCATGGATGTGAGTTTAGATTTATTCTTTGCTGCAAAGGTTAGGTAAATAAGTCATTAAATTTTATTTATATTTATAATAATAAACATTAACTTCTTTTATGAACTACACTTTGCACCAACTACAGATATTCCTGAAAATAACTGAATTACAGAGCATTACGAAGGCTTCAGAGGAGCTTCACCTGACCCAGCCAGCAGTGTCCATACAGTTGAAAAATTTTCAAGATCAGTTTCCGATTCCCCTCACGGAAGTGGTGGGCAGACGACTTTTTGTCACGGATTTTGGAAAGGAAATTGCCCAAGCTGCCGAAAAAATTTTGAATCAAGTACAAGAAATCAACTACCGGACCATGGCGTATCAAGGAAAATTATCGGGTCGCCTTAAAATATCGGTCGTTTCCACCGGCAAGTATGTGATGCCTTATTTTATGTCGGATTTTATGGCAGAACATACCGGGGTAGATCTTATAATGGACGTGACGAACAAAACTAAGGTCGTCCGGAGTTTGGAACTCAATGAGGTTGATTTTGCCCTGGTTTCGGTGTTACCGGATAAATTGAAAGTAGATGGTGTGGAACTGATGCCCAATAAATTGTTTTACGTGAGCAATTATGATCGGGAATTACCAAAATCGCCTTCAAAAAAGCATCTTTTTGAACGAACGCCCCTGATTTATAGGGAACCTGGGTCTGCAACGCGAAATGCGATGGAAGGCTTTATCGAAAAGAATAATTTTAAGGTCAACAAAACCATGGAGCTTACCTCAAACGAAGCTGTAAAACAGGCCGTAATTGCGGGATTGGGATGTTCCATCATGCCCTTGATCGGGAACAAGAACGCACTTCGTAACAAAGACCTCAAAATTGTGCCCGTGAAAGGATTGCCCATTATTACCAATTGGAACTTGATTTGGTTGCAATCCAAAAATCTTTCACCCGCTGCAGTGGCCTTTCTGGATTATCTGAGGGAGCGCAAGGAATTTATCATCAAGGATAAATTTGATTGGATTTCCGATTTTTCATAAAAAAAGCGCCGTACCCAAGGCATGGCGCTTTTTGATGTCTCTGTCTCAGAAAACCTTAAAGGTTTATTAGGGGTGCAACTACACCAATTTCATGTTTTTGGGATCCCAATGCATGATTTTTTTATCAAAATAGCTGGTGTTGCAGGCAAGTGCCGGAGCGGCTGCCCTAAATCCAAACTCTGCATCTTCCACAACCGTTTTACCATCACGGATGGCGTCAAAAAAGTTGGTGAAGTGATCCAGATGTGAGCTGTATCCTTCGGGAGCTTTATAGATTACATCACCCTTTGGATGTCTTTTTTGCTGTGCCTCGGTCCATTTGGCATTATAAGCGGCAGTCATCCGCTTTTGCATTTCTTCGGGGAAGGTAAAAACAGAATCATAACCTCCAAATCCGGGAGCTTCGGGCATTTTGCTGTATCCCACCGTAATATCGTCCCCATTGATGGTAATGGTGCCTTCCGAACCAATTAGCTCTATGACCTCCTGACCTCCGGTACCGCTGATGAAATTCACCCGTAGGTTCAACTGGAAAGCAGGATGCTCTTCGCTATCGGGATATTGCATGACGCCGGACATCACATCGGGCATGTTCCTGCCATCTTTCCAGTAACTGAACTGTCCAGTGCTATACACACTCTCTGGTCCTTTTGAATTGGTAATTAAATGTGTACCGCTCAGTAAATGGATGTAAAGGTCGCCGGCAACGCCTGTTCCAAATTCCTTAAAGGCCCTCCACCAAAAGAATTTTTTGGCATCAAATGGCATTTTATCAGTGATTTCGATAAAGGTTTCCCAATCCGTGGTCTCGGCACTGGCATCGTCTGGAATGGTGTATTCCCATGCTCCGATGGAACTTTGACGGTCCCATGCCGCGGAAACCATGTTCAAGTCCCCGATTTCTCCGGCAGCCAAAAGCTCTTTTGCCTTTTCATAGCCCACACTGCTTACACGTTGACTACCAATTTGGACCACCTTGCCCGATTTTTTTGCCGCTTGCATAACTGGATAGCCTTCATCGATTTTATGAACCATCGGTTTCTCCAGATACACATGCTTGCCTTTGGCAAGCGCATCCAATGTCATCTGCGCATGCCACACATCGGTGGTACAGATAAGCACCGCATCAATATCGTCCCTGTCCAATAGGTCCTTGTAATTTCGGGTAACGTACAAGTCCTTGCCAAATTCTTCCTGTGCCCGAATCAGTCGGCCTTCATAAAGGTCACAAATACCGGCAAGCTCTACTCCGGGAACACGGAGGGCAGTGGATAGGTCAAAATGGCCTTGGACACCATAGCCAATCACACCGATACGGACGGTATCGTTGCTCCCAAACCCTTTTTGATAACGAAGTATGCGCTCTTCGGCCTTTTCTTGGGCTGCAAATGAGATAAAGGGGGTGCTCGCCGTAGCCAGCGTAGTGGCCCCAATTTGACGTAAAAACTTTCTTCTTTTGTTGGAATCGTTGTTTTTCATGTGTTTTGGTTTCTTATTTTCTTCTAGTTGATGGAATAGCTCACAAAAGCGACCTTTTTGCTATCGGGACTCCATGAGGGCACATTGATGGTACCTTGGCCCCCAAAGAACACAGGGGTAATGTCCTTAATGTCCCTTGTTTTCAGGTTCATCAATCTTAACTTCACTTGCTTACCGAATAAGTGATTCTGTTTTTGGTCCGAAGTGTAGGCGATATATACAATCCATTTGCCATCTGGGCTAGGGTGGGGGAACCAATTGGAATTTTGGTCAAAAGTCAATTGTTCCTGGTTTTTGCCATTTGGCTCCATTCTCCATAATTGCATGTGCCCGGATTTATAGGAATTATAATAGATGTACTTACCATCTGGGGAATATTCAGGGCCATCATCCAGCCCCTCCCCATTGGTCAGTCTTTTTTCCTCACCACCTTCTACTGGGATGGTATAGATGTCATAATTTCCATTTCGCTCGGCGCAATAGGCCAATCTTTTGCCATCTGGCGACCATCCGTGCCAATAAGAAGGCACTTTAGAGGTTACCTTTCGTGGCGTGCCACCACCAATAGGAAGAACGTAAATAGCAGATTTATAGGGTTTGGTTGAGGGGTGTTCCCTGTCGTTATGGCTAATGGCGAGCCATTTGTGATCGGGAGAAATGCCATGGTCATTATTGCATTCGTCGGCAAAGCCGGTTTCCAATAGTTCCAGCTCTTTACGTTCAAGGTCCAAGGTATATAACTTCCCTTTACTGTTTACGATCAAATAATTGTCCGGGTGCCAATTGGGGGCTTCAAAATGCTCATTTATCGTTAGTACCGTTTCAATGCTCCCGGTCTCAATGTCTACGGTCTGTATGTAACTGGTAGTATCCATTTTTTGTTTTGTAGGGTTATTGTAGGAATGGATGGACTGTCCCACTAATTTCCATTGATTGTTCCATTTTTCCAAAAGACGTATTTCATGGGATAGGGACACCTTTCCATTGGTGTCCACCGAAACTTCATCATGGTTCACCCATGCCATATCCCTGCCGATTTTCATACTGTGATTGGAATGAAAGGCAAATCCACCATTTCCCATCATGCCCGGTTGGGGGTCGATCATGGTTTTTGAGGGTAGGTTGAAGGTGTTTCCATCTGCCGTAGAAACCATAATGCGTCCATAAGGCCGCTCCAGCCAGCATTCGGCATGTTCCTCTTTGTCCCCCATACGCCAAGTCCTTCCTTCTTTTTCCAATAATGTGATGATTTCCAGGGAATCTTTCGATTGCTGTGCGGATAAGGAAATGCTGGATAAAATACTGAATAAAAGTAGGCAGGACTTTGAAAGCGACAATTGAAATTGGCGCACGAGAAGCTGCTGAAGATGTAAAAAAACCTTCATGTTTGGTTGTTTAGTTTTGGTGTGCGCCCTAAATATACGGCTTTGCAAATTCACAAGCCAAGGGTATTTTGTGGCGTAACCCTATGGTTGGTCTTCAGAGCATGGGTTTTAGCACTTTCCACACGTTTTCAGCGACCAGTTTTTGCCCTTTTTCGGTGGGATGTATGCCATCGGCCTGATTCAGTTCGGGAATACCGGCTACACCTTCCAATAAAAAGGGAATAATTGCTATTTGTTCTTCTGATGCCAAGTTTGGGAAAATATTCTCAAATTCTGCGGTATACTCCGGACCCATATTAGGTGGAATCTTCATACCGGCCAAAATAATCTTGGCATTGGGCAGCTCTTTCTGTACTTGGTCGACCATCGCTTGAAGATTGGAGGCCGTTTCGGTCAATGGAATCCCTCTCAACCCGTCATTGGCTCCCAATTCGATGATAACGATATCAATGTCCTCTTCCAACACCCAATCCAATCGATTTTTGCCGCTAGCGGTGGTCTCGCCACTTAGCCCAGCGTTGATTACGGAGTAATTCAGCCCCAAAGAATCAATTTTTTGTTGGATGACCGACGGAAAAGCCTCACCCATTTCTAGGCCGTAGCCAGCGGTTAAACTATCGCCAAAAAAGAGTATTTTTTTATCGGAATCGGCTGTTTCGGCAACTACCGTTTCTTCTGCTGGAACCGATTCCTGTTTTTCTTTTTTGGAACTCTTCTCACCACAGCCAGAAACTAGTAAAATCAAAAAATAACAAAACATTAACGGACTGCGGAAGCTTGGGGTTTTCTTGGTCATGGGCAATTTTAGTATTTTGAGAGTTTTAACCAAAAACATGGTATGTCAAAGATATTAAAAGTTCAAAACCTCTCTAAAACATATAAAAGTGGAGATCATGACTTAAATGTACTCAATAATGTTTCTTTTGAGGTGGATAAGGGCCAAAGTTTTGCCATAGTAGGTCCTTCAGGTAGTGGAAAAACCACATTGTTGGGCCTTTGTGCCGGACTGGACACTACAGATCAGGGCGAGGTTTGGCTCTGTGGTTCCAATTTGTTCGATTTGGATGAAGACGGGAGGGCGTTGTTGAGAAACCAAAATGTGGGATTTGTTTTTCAGGACTTTCAATTGCTACCGACCCTCACCGCTCTTGAGAACGTTGTTGTTCCTTTGGAACTGCGCGGGGCAAAAAAAGCCAAGGAACAGGGAAAGGAACTATTGGCCAAAGTGGGGCTTCAGGAGAGGGAAGCGCATTATCCGTCACAATTATCCGGAGGGGAGCAGCAAAGGGTCGCCCTGGCACGTGCTTTCGCCAACCGCCCATTGATTTTGTTTGCTGATGAGCCTACTGGAAATCTTGATGACGACACAGGGACTCGGATAGAGGACCTGCTTTTCGAGCTTAACAAGGAGCAGGGTACAGCACTCGTAATCGTGACCCATGACTTGGAGTTGGCCAAAAAAACGGATAAAAGCATTCGCCTTAGATCGGGCAAAATCGAGGAAACCGTAGGGTAGTATGGGAAAGAACAACGCTGGATTTTCTTGGTTGCTCAAAATGGCCTGGCGCGATGGTCGGGCGAGCTATGGTAAACTTTTGTTATTTGTTTTCTCCATTACCTTGGGCGTGGCCGCTGTGGTAAGTGTACATTCATTCAGCCGGGTATTGCGGGAGAACATTGCCCTACAATCGAAATCCCTTTTGGGGGCGGATTTTGTTATTGAAAGTGATAAGCCCGTCAATGATAAGGTGATGGGAATCATGGATTCCCTTGGAGGTGCCGATGCAAAGGAAATCAACTTCCTTTCCATGGCTGCTTTCCCCGCAAGCAATGGCACCAAACTCATGGAAGTTAGGGGCGTGGAAGGAGGTTTCCC is drawn from Flagellimonas sp. MMG031 and contains these coding sequences:
- a CDS encoding proton-conducting transporter membrane subunit; this translates as MTQLTTIIRKSSEKTVFTGAIPVLFWLMFIGNLIFTSFHFPNVPEWKWGELVKFNGFSALLWTTVSFFGGVITTYASSYFKDRGQRSKFMLLCLGFTIAVMLFLVSEHIVLLMFSWLLMGAVMSNLIGLDSRWGEAREAKRFARQYFVIGSVFLSIGLLLLASYNHTITLSGVIDGIGKTPDHIIVIAALCIIVAALIQSAIFPFHKWLLSSMTAPTPASALMHAGFVNGSGIVLTVLATVIVASRTMDVLFIIGGLTAILAQFTKLIQTNVKQRLACSTIAQMGFMIMQCGLGFFNAAIAHLILHGFYKAYLFLSSGEEIERLNPKQPPVIKIKWLEALVVLLFSLLGAFIFARLTGKGMEWDSGIFLTLIASITVGQATYNIVKQRTFSGLQKLIVPPFLFVAGIGAYALFYNGVSALMTGMEIISVPSPVTPLQITFGVVFLTGFFLMKLGVYRQIPWLYVKLMNLSQPSKKTILMYKTKTQ
- a CDS encoding LysR family transcriptional regulator, translating into MNYTLHQLQIFLKITELQSITKASEELHLTQPAVSIQLKNFQDQFPIPLTEVVGRRLFVTDFGKEIAQAAEKILNQVQEINYRTMAYQGKLSGRLKISVVSTGKYVMPYFMSDFMAEHTGVDLIMDVTNKTKVVRSLELNEVDFALVSVLPDKLKVDGVELMPNKLFYVSNYDRELPKSPSKKHLFERTPLIYREPGSATRNAMEGFIEKNNFKVNKTMELTSNEAVKQAVIAGLGCSIMPLIGNKNALRNKDLKIVPVKGLPIITNWNLIWLQSKNLSPAAVAFLDYLRERKEFIIKDKFDWISDFS
- a CDS encoding Gfo/Idh/MocA family oxidoreductase → MKNNDSNKRRKFLRQIGATTLATASTPFISFAAQEKAEERILRYQKGFGSNDTVRIGVIGYGVQGHFDLSTALRVPGVELAGICDLYEGRLIRAQEEFGKDLYVTRNYKDLLDRDDIDAVLICTTDVWHAQMTLDALAKGKHVYLEKPMVHKIDEGYPVMQAAKKSGKVVQIGSQRVSSVGYEKAKELLAAGEIGDLNMVSAAWDRQSSIGAWEYTIPDDASAETTDWETFIEITDKMPFDAKKFFWWRAFKEFGTGVAGDLYIHLLSGTHLITNSKGPESVYSTGQFSYWKDGRNMPDVMSGVMQYPDSEEHPAFQLNLRVNFISGTGGQEVIELIGSEGTITINGDDITVGYSKMPEAPGFGGYDSVFTFPEEMQKRMTAAYNAKWTEAQQKRHPKGDVIYKAPEGYSSHLDHFTNFFDAIRDGKTVVEDAEFGFRAAAPALACNTSYFDKKIMHWDPKNMKLV
- a CDS encoding arylesterase; translation: MTKKTPSFRSPLMFCYFLILLVSGCGEKSSKKEKQESVPAEETVVAETADSDKKILFFGDSLTAGYGLEMGEAFPSVIQQKIDSLGLNYSVINAGLSGETTASGKNRLDWVLEEDIDIVIIELGANDGLRGIPLTETASNLQAMVDQVQKELPNAKIILAGMKIPPNMGPEYTAEFENIFPNLASEEQIAIIPFLLEGVAGIPELNQADGIHPTEKGQKLVAENVWKVLKPML
- a CDS encoding ABC transporter ATP-binding protein: MSKILKVQNLSKTYKSGDHDLNVLNNVSFEVDKGQSFAIVGPSGSGKTTLLGLCAGLDTTDQGEVWLCGSNLFDLDEDGRALLRNQNVGFVFQDFQLLPTLTALENVVVPLELRGAKKAKEQGKELLAKVGLQEREAHYPSQLSGGEQQRVALARAFANRPLILFADEPTGNLDDDTGTRIEDLLFELNKEQGTALVIVTHDLELAKKTDKSIRLRSGKIEETVG